AAATAATtgaataataaagttttttttttctttttaaataatatgtacAATAGTAAGAtgatgtaaaaattttatttaaattaatttacatatttataaaagaagatAGTCTATTTATACTAATTAGGTTAAGAGAAGCATTATTATAGGTAATTTTTTAGTACTTTTAATagcaataaaaattaatatcattatttttttccttaataaataaaaaaaaattgtatattattGCCCATTGGCATATATATCAAGATAAGACAAGCATAAAAACTCGACAATTTAAACatgaaattgttaaataaaagcCAAAACCTGTCTTTTGTATTTagttagaaaaattaatgacaatattgtattatttattattttatatatttaataatatgaagttatattgtattttaataattattctttttttatatattaatatattatctaaTTTTGTATTATCATCAGAAAAAAATGTCTCTTGtaataacatattaaaaGGCTACAAATGTTTACCAAGTTCacaatctaaaaaaaatcatttttttgttcttccaaaatataaattaaatgtttgtagtattggtaaaaattttagttctATGATTGGAGCTAttatatgttatttatataatgataaactttttttatcaaaacatAAACATCTTAATGAAGATTACTGGGCATCAAGAGCATGTAGTAGTAAAATTGTTGCATCAAATTTTAACCAAATATCTAATAAGTTTAATAAAGGAAGATTTAAGGAGCTTCAAAATAAATGGAAAcatattgtaataataagaaaTCCTGTTGAACGATTTTTAAGTGGTTTTACACATTTATGTATCTTAAGAATGAATGATACTAATTCTTTAAGTTCATGTTATCATTGTAAAGGAAATATGGAATGtgttcttaaaaatttatacaaaacaTTAAAAGCTTATTCTCATAGAGAAAAAGAAACAACTTTTcatattaaatatcatttttttccaCAAACAtggtaagttttttttttctatcattatataaagtCTTCTTTAGGTTATGccaatatcaaaaatataaaaataaatatattaaagttaaatatgAATCTATGAAAAAtgaacaattttatatacaattaCTTAATGTGTTTCGTTCACGAAATATAccagaaaataaattaagttACATCAAATGGGAACTTAAACATTCACAAAGTTTTCATGCAACTAATGGAACAATTATTCATGAAAAACAAAGAGAAATACTATACAATAATCCATTTCTTCTTAAACTTCtttctataatatataatgatgATTTTCttgaatttaattttgattttcctattaacattaacaaaaatttatagtttttaaaaataatttattaaattttaataagtctttcttttttttatatttttttttatttattgtaataaaatggttttttttttcttcaaaaaattttattatcataataagtaaacataaaaaaaatataattttaattattatatactattaaaaatagtactattttattataaaaaaaaactactataaaataattagaaatttaaaattccaattttttattttaatgatattgcATTTATGGCATAATAAGATATTAatcttattaataattttatattagatACTTTGaaagaataatttatgtatgatatttaaataattttaatttttctaacatTTAAATGTAGCTatcttaatttatatatttctaaataataaaaataatttatttaataaaaaattaaaatactttcatttattaatattttatatgatgaatataacttttattataagttatttttttttatgacatactttaatttgatttttttatggGAAAAATGAAGTGTATATATAGTATtgttaaatgattttatatttaaagtttttttagtctataaaagtatataataatatatatgtgtaaacatattaaaaaaaaacaataaagaGTTAagaacattattaaaatagattATAGAGTAAAGTTtgaaaagataattttatcataagttaaaaataagattaagacaaattttgttttaaaataatacagtattttttattatttttgactAAATCTCATATATGGAATGgacaattatatttaattattttacttaacattaatctaaaattaatattaaaaaaaaaagaatatttaatagttataaaataaagtaaactATAATATGTTTTTCATTCATACCTAATGTGTActatataatcttttaaataatttatcataa
This Strongyloides ratti genome assembly S_ratti_ED321, chromosome : 2 DNA region includes the following protein-coding sequences:
- a CDS encoding Sulfotransferase family and P-loop containing nucleoside triphosphate hydrolase domain-containing protein; this translates as MIGAIICYLYNDKLFLSKHKHLNEDYWASRACSSKIVASNFNQISNKFNKGRFKELQNKWKHIVIIRNPVERFLSGFTHLCILRMNDTNSLSSCYHCKGNMECVLKNLYKTLKAYSHREKETTFHIKYHFFPQTWLCQYQKYKNKYIKVKYESMKNEQFYIQLLNVFRSRNIPENKLSYIKWELKHSQSFHATNGTIIHEKQREILYNNPFLLKLLSIIYNDDFLEFNFDFPININKNL